GCAAAAAAGAATCCCCAAGAGCTCTTTAATACTCACAACCACCACCCCGAGACTCCACTGAGCACCTGCAGCACCAGGGGCTGTGGTAGCAAAGGTCCCACCGACGCAGGGCGGCCGCGGACGTGCCGGGATGTGTTTGTGAGCAGCAGCTCAATGCTGCAATAAATCACACCAGCCCGAGGTTTCATAACATTTCACTGTCCCATTTCACAGGGACTCCTTGCAACTCCTGCAGAGTTATATTGGAATCTCTCTTCTCTTCAGGTTTTCCCAGCCCTCCAGGTTCTCTTCTGCAGCGCTATCTCTAGATTTTGCTGGAAACATAATCTAAGATCATCGAGTTAGCTCAGTACGCTTGCAAGTGCCCGGAAAATCCTGTGAGAcataactgcagaaaaaaaccaccatctCGTAAAACAGGTTCcaaactttgaaataaaacattccCTTCAGGACCCATTTGTTCCATAACTTCTGTCTCTGATTCTGGGCAGCGATTTTCAGATACACTGAATCCATCAGGcttcttcatttttaaggaGCCAATCTTCATTCTTGAGATGTGTTGCCTGCACAAACTCTGGGTAAAAAATGGCATTAAATCTTCCTTTCATGTATTAAGCATGAAGCTGTGAGGTATGTTGCACACGAGCATCCTCGCTGATACTCAAACTATTCAAACATGTTCTTTTCCTGAACAGAAGACATGAAGTTTAGTCCACCTGAAAGGAACAACTCATACAAAAGGtgtaataaacaaaaaaactaacCCTTACCCTTCTGCAGAATTACATAGAACAACATAGAAACGTATCCATGTCCTTATAACACAGGTGCCAGCAACCAGAAGCCAACAGTTGAATAGAACGTAACTCAATAATTTTATGAGCCAAAGTAGCTGTTAGTATGGAAGAAAATTTCATGTGCTTCACAATAAAAAGGTTTATCACTGGAACACGCTAAAATTATAACTTAGACTCCACTAAGTTTTGTAGTGACCCATTTAAATCTCTACAAGCCCAAGAGGGCTTCGTGTCCTCGGccatttcagaaatgaagttGAGACGAAACTGCAGGTGTGTCCTGTGCGGGGGCGGGCACGCTGGGAGGGGTGTTTATAGAAAGATCTTTCCACAAACACCTGCTCTGAGCCATAACAAACAAACCTCTGCATTAGCAACGACCAACAGGCCAAGTGAGAAAAGAATAATATAGCAAATCAATGCGGGAAGGTGGGTAACACACAACTAGTGTTGTGTTACACACCACCCAGGCTCAGGTTGCTGTAGGAGCTCCGAAGATGCTCAGCTGCACCATCCACTGCCATGTGTTTGAAAAAGACACAGTCTTAAAAGAAGTAGATGCAAGGCAGCAAATATTTCCTACTTTGGTTCATGCTGCGCCCATGAGTAgtaaacaaaactgaaaggaaaacgCTATTTTGATGTACAGTTTATTGACCTAATCCCCAAAGCACGAGCTGAACCTTCCTCCTCTGGGTCAGGATGTTTGTATTTgcactgcagagggaaaacatcCCAACCCGAAATTCTGAAATCCCTTCAGAAGCGAGAACATCACATCCCGTCCTCAAAGACCTGCCAAGAGAGACTGGCCCAGGGCCAGACGCTTCCCCGGGTCTCTCGACCATCCTGTAACAGCATTTGGTCCCAGCACATGAAGAGTTATTCCCTGCAACACCCCGTCACACTCCCCTTCCTCACAGCCTTCCACAGAGCTACTTTAGAGTTGTCACACAATTCTTCATAATTGTTACTTGTGGAACATAATTGTAGATGTATGTTTGGAACAAATTGCCCACACGGACGATATTTGCCAATGTTCACTAAGTTTTTATGAGAAATCGCAAAGATGTCGGGGAGCGGTTCAGAGTACCTACAAAACACATCCTGCGGTATGGTTTCAAAAGGCATAAAGCAATAGAGGACTAAAAGTCAGGAATATACAGTGTAAGATAACCATAAACTAGAATCAATTAAAATATCACTTAAGTGTGAAAAAATCAGCTGGGATTCCTTGACAAGTATCTGCAAGGGGAAAGAGCATGAGGAATGACTACACTAAAGAGAGACAGCACCAGTCATTACCGTCCGATATTATGACTGTTTATTGTTGTGCTGAAAGGGATGTGAACAGGATGAGGTGAGTGGGACTAATTTAATGCAGATGACTGTAACTCAGTGGACTAGATCACAGAAAATATCTACCTAATTCAGAGCCACCCAAGAGAAATTACATGTTTTGTATCGATAAACAAATGGTCATGCACACTTTGGGTATGGGCGACACTGCCAAACATCCCTCTTTGGCAAATTAGCGTTGGCAGAAAAACTCCGGCTTGCGAATGCAGATGGCAAGAAGGTCCTGCCTTGACAGTGACACCCACTAGCGCGGGTATAAATGCAGAGCAGGCGGGGTGGCGGTTGGGGCTATGATTCCACAACAACTGTAGGACCAGCTTTTGAGTTTGAACCTGAATCACTTGCTGGTGCCACCATGAGCGATGAGTTCAAGGAGCCCGTAACAGGCTATGTGGAAATGAGGAGTAGCAGCGGTGGTAGAAGGGGCAGCACGTATTCCTTGGTCTCCATGAGACGAAGCGCTTGTGGGACAAGTGGTGGTGGCAGGTTCTCTGGCGGCAGTTGTGGTGGAGGAAGTTCCAGGAGCAGCTATGGTGGGGCAGCCAGCGGTGGTGGCTACAGAACGATGCGGCGCAGCAGTTATGGAGGCGGGATGAGCTGTGGTTATTACGGAGGGGGGATGAGCGGTGGTGGTTACGGAGTGAGCTTCGGATCAGGCGGGAGCGGGTTCGGTGGTGGCTATGGAGGAAGCTTtggtggaggtggtggcagCTTTGGCAGCGGTGGCTTTCCTGGAGGGAACGTGGGGATTCTCTCCAACGATGAGAAGCTGACCATGCAGAGCCTTAATGAACGCCTGGCTTCTTACCTGGATAAAGTCAGAAATTTGGAAAGGGAAAATTCTCAGCTCGAGCAATTCATCAGGGAGTGGTACCAGAAACAAGGTCCTACTGGTACAAAGGACTACAGCCACTATTATGCAGAAATTGAAGACCTTCAAAATCAGGTAGGATGTTCTTTGTCAGAGAAGTTTAAGTGTTGACAGGCTTTTTGTGATTAGGTAAAATGTTGAGACTTGGATATTCTCCTCTAGCTTGTGACTGCAACTGTGGAAACCAACAAGGTACTTTTGGACCTGGATAACACAAGGATGACTGCAGAAGACTTCAGGataaagtaaatatatattcctaaatatatatattcaaaagCAGACACTATGATACTGGAATACATGAACTTTTTCATAAGTAAAGTGAGTAGAAGGACTGAAAAGCCAAGAGCAGGGCTGACGTTTCTCACTCTCCTTGGCGCAGGTATGAGACAGAATATGGTCTCCGGCAGAATGTGGAGGCCGACATCAATAGCCTGCGACCCTTGTTGGATAATCTGACTCTGAACAGGTCTGACCTGGAAATGCAATTTGAGTCTCTAAAGGAGGAGATGATTAACCTCAAGAAGAATCATGATGAGGTAAGAGCCAGCTCcttgaaatgcaaaatgcagaggaacacaagaacatgagaaaaaacaCATACATGTGTACGTCGTTAAAAGAATCCAGGGTGGTTTATGAGGTCAGAGTAAGTTAACTGACTTCAAAACTCTTTTGCGAAGTAACTTCACCATTTTTGTTGATTTGTCTTGGGTCTGGGTTTTCTCTGCAGGAAATGAAGTTGCTGCAAAACCAGTCCAGTGGTGATGTGAATGTGGAGGTGAATGCTGCTCCAGGAGAGGATCTGCTGAAAAAACTGAATGATATGAGGCAAGAATATGAAAATCTCATTCGGAAAAACCGTGAAGAGGTTGAAAGGTGGTATGAAATCAAGGTAAATGGTTAGAATCTGAATGTTcacattacaaaagaaaatccatACGAACTTTTGGAAAGAACTTCCTGTAGATGAGTGACACTTTGAATGACACCATCCATTGCTGTTAGGATATAACGGTAGAAGCCTTTTGactaaaataaaggaaatcaCAAGTGGTCTTGAACTGCACTGGCAGGGCCACAGAAGGAAGTCTAAACAACCCATATTACACGTGGTCCTGCTTCAACCTGTGCTGCCAGACGCTTCCACAATAAAGTACCATTTTAAGTAGAACTCAAAACCTCCTATTCtgtatattaatttttcagatgGAGGAAGTGAGTCAACAAGTCCAGTCAAGTGGCCAAGAAGTGGAATCAAGCAACCGACAGATCTCGGAGCTGAGACGTGACTACCAGAGCCTGGAAATTGAGCTGCAGTCGCAGCTCAGCATGGTAGGTAACGACTGACCTGATCCTCTACCGTGCAAAGCACACGTGAGCTGCTGGAATGAGAGATCAGCTATAGGTAGCACTGCATTTAGTGAAGATACATGTAAGAGTTTTCTCATTTGGGGCATAAGAATGATTTAATCCCTCCGCACCTCCACGTatagtgtattttttctttcattctcagATACAGtctctgcagtccaacctgGAGGACACAGAACATCGCTACAacgtgcagctgcagcagatccAGGCCATGATTGGCCCCTTGGAGGAGGAGCTGGCCAGTATCCGCTGCGAGATGGAGAGTCAGAACCAGGAGTACAAGATGCTCCTGGGCATCAAGACCCGCCTGGAGCAGGAGATTGCTCAGTACCGGGCGCTGCTGGAGGGGGGACAGCAAGACATTGGGTAAGGACATTCAGATTCATTATCATGCCACCTATGCACGCAGGTGAAGATGAaagtagaaatatttatattaggAACAGGTGCAATAGATTCATCATCAACATATTTGCTACATTCACAAGAATTCGCGCAGAACCTAAATGTTAGCAGGCAGCGTACAAAGCTGTATTTTCTAAACTTATTATGAACTGAACAAAATATCTACAAAAGTATTTAGAACTATAACTTGTAATTTCTTCTCCTAAGTACAATCAGGAAGTACAGTTCTATATAAAAATGGAAGGTAACCAAGAAAATGACTGTCTTTTCTAAGTACTCATGGTATATATTTTGAAAGACTTCTAAAGCCATTCATTATCTATAAATAATAGACGCCCTTTCCTCCTGACAGCATCTCCCAGTGGGGAGCCGGTGGTGGATCGTCAGGAGGGGGAGGACATGGAGGACATGGAGGACACGGAGGACATGGAGGAAGCAGCTGGTGCTCAGGTGGAAGAAGCAGTGGAGGAAGAACTGGAGGATCCCATGGGGGAACCTCCTATtctggaggtggaggaggagggagcggaGGCAGAACCTCGGGTGGAGCCTCTGGGAGCAGctcaggtggaggaggaggaggaggcaggtcctgcctctcccgctcttcatcctcccagtcccagcctggcagcccttgTGAAAGCCAAGGTAAGAACTGAAATACAAGACTGCATCCTCccattcactttatttttttttctcggAATAGCAGGAAAAGATATGAAAACTCCCTTCCTTATTTGGAAATCTGGagatattttttgtgttttaagtcCACTCTGACATCTGTTCTTACACAGTCATGTATTGACATGGTAGTATTTTCAGAAGTTACTCAAATGAAGGAGAAGTTATGAAGAGTTGCATCACAGGACATGTAGAAAGAGGGAatgaaggagggaaaggaaaagtaacGCCCAATCCATAGCATTCCGAGAACCCAAGAAGTCAGTCGCTTCAGAATGAAGCCAAATGCTAGAAATGTAACTGGTATTACGACGGCAAAATGGTTAAAGGAGGGTAAAATAGTTGGAACActgaagacatttaaaatataaggGGTATCAGCTGCAAAATCCTGAAGCAGCAAAAGATGGGGAGGGACccaaaaggtttttttccatgtctgATTTCATGGCTGTTGTTCCAGGAGGTGGAGAAAACATGAAGCTCTGCCTGGAAGGGAATAAAACACTGGAGAGAGGAGCAACAATGGAAGAGGTGTCCAAAGCCATAAAAACGATGAGGATGGGTAAGGCTCTGGCATCTCAGGCAAGTGCCTGAAAACGTTGAACATGAAggggaagttttatttttagaaagattcttttccatttatttgttATCGAGGAAGCAATCTGTATTTGATTTATACTCTAAATTTAAAGAGTGATTTACTCTTAGTTGAGAACAGAAGCAGGTCCGTGTATTTAATATGATAAAGCCATAAACACCCGTGGTTGTACAAATATTAAGTCTGACACTGTTCTAAGCCTCCCAGAGTGCTGGGGAAAAACATCTGAGTCCCCTGAGAACTGCACAGTCTATAATTATGAAgtaacaaaaagataaaaaaagatGATTGAGATAACACTTCTTCAAAGAAATTCTTGCTTCCCTTCATCTCTCAACAGGGAGTCTTAGAAGGGTTGAGGAGTGACTGGGAAAACCAGCGTCTTCCACCGCAGGAGCTCACAGTGGGTTTGGACAACCTGAGCACATCCCATCGTGTCTCTTCAAAGGGCAAACACTTGCTCAAGTTACTCAACGCTGTTCATTCCGGGGACTCATCAGAACTCTCTGGTTGGCTGACAGGCTGCTTGCATCTCAATTTCTGTGCCTAATCACTGTTACCTGAGTTAATCTCTACCGTGATTGGTATTCTtgtgaaaaactaaaaaacaaaaaaaaaacccaaaaaactcaaaccaaTAAATGCTAATAAATCTTTGCTTCTCTCTGATGCAACCAGAAAGCCAAGTCTGGGAGAAATTTCCTTTAGCAGGTATTTGTGTTTGAATCAGTGACAAATATCAAGCCCTACTCGTAGAATGCACAATAACATGTCAGACGATGTGAAAGAGCCAAATGTTTGCAGCGACATATTCGCCATGTAAAACTAACTGGGCAAAACTGCGAAGAATGCACAACAATGGGAAAACTAATGGCCAACAAACCTACTCGCTTCTGCTCCCAACTTCTATCAGGCAAGGGAGGGTGGGTTTTTAGGACCCGACTGTCTcttaaaaaaagtcttcctaAGGAGTCACTAAAATGTGTGATGAAACTTTTAATAATAGAATTTGAAGATGGAAATTTTCAGCTCCCCTGGGTGCAGAACTCAAATCATGTACAATTAATTATCCAAAACGAACACAGCTTGAGTGCTACCTGCTTGGGTACTCATCGGATAAGAAGCGGATAAAAGTTCAGTATCAGGATTGTGCCAGTAGTTATCtgtactgtaaaataaattcatgAAGCTGGAGTATGAACCAATTTGCACGCACACGGGCTCCCAGAAGAGGGAATTCTCAGCCTAGTTTTCCTGCTCAGAACCATGCCATGCCATCCGGTACCTGTACAGCACCTGGACTCTTCCACGTCCTCCGCTTCTCATGTCTAAGTACAGACAGGTATACATTTGACAAAGAAGATCGGCAAATTATTCATATTTAAGATGTGATTTTACAAAATCCAGTGGTAGgttgagagggaaaaaaagatatccAAGAGAAAAGATTCcaaaacagatttctgttttcacttgaAGATAATTCAGAGGGCTTCTCATATGACACCTGGTCACTAACACATTCTTTAAATACATTCTTTATCCCTTGCATTTCTCAACTCATGTCCTTAGACGCAAACAAAGGGAACCGGACAGGAGTGTCACCGCTGTAAGTTCTTCTCCCTCAGCTTTACAGGCAGGAGTTTTGTGTTTTCAAGGCATCGCCCGCTGGGAAAGGTTGAGAAACACACGCTGGGTGGGAGACCGTGGGAACGGGAATCCTGAGCGCCCCAGTTCCAGGCGCATCTGAGCCAGTGATTCACGGCGTTGCCTTATGCCAGGCTCCCTGCCAATGTCATtagtatttgaaaagaaaaaaaaaatttaggaagaagttttttcttctGCCCAGTGTCTCTATGAGGGTCTGAGGAACTGGCTCATCTTCATAAAAGACTATTTTACATCTAAGCATGCACCAATATCCCTGACTTGACAGGCACAGGGGCAGTGTCGATGTTCACAAGGATACCCCCAACTCCCTCCTGTTGCAAAATCACctacttcagttttaaaaccCTTGCAGCACCTAACCCGACTCATCTCTATTCTCGCTGTCCCCAAGCCCATCGTCCCGGTTTGCTATGCTGGTTTTACCCCTCTTGCAGGCTGTGACAATTCCTTCCTAGACCTGGCTATTCAGGATACAAAACCAACAGTCCAAATTAAAGAATATTCCTGATACATCAGCtctgctcctcatccctccccCAGGAGCCTGCCCAGTTCATCTCAAAGGTGTTTCTGCTCAGCCTCTTGGCTTTTGGAGGGTGATTTACAGGCTGTAATCACATCCTGTCCTTCTttccaaaaatataatttacttCTAGTATTTTTACTGCCAATTATCTAATTATCTAGCAGCTGCGAGAGGCAGCTTGGTACCATCACAGAGAAATGGGGCTACAGTGTGAACATGCAAATGTGAGAATGCGACATGGTGCAATGTGCTACGCAACGCTGCTGCTGATTTAAATGTTTACATTGATAtaatcacacacagaaatagGGAAAAATTTCTGAGCAATTAGGATAAATAATACAATACTACTGTTACCATTTTTACTACTCAGCACTGATCATACCGTCTTCTTCCTTGCCTAAAATCTATACCTTCCTTAACAAGGTGTTCCAGAACAGTTCTTTGCATGCAATGAGTCTGCGTCTATAATGCAAATAAGCTTCATAAATACAAGCCACgaataaacttaaaaaaatacctacTTAATCATGGCATTAGTGCTCACTACAGACAAAAATAAGTCCAAATTTAGATGGTTTCTTACCATACCATGGAAGAAAGCACCAGCTtaagcattttttcccttttccattttGAATATACAAAATCTGCATCGAGGTTATCACTGGCATTTGCTTGCTGAGAGAACGGGCTTGTAATAATAACaatgatgcaaaaaaaaccTTATGTGGAGGAACAGAGCTAAAAACCCAAAATTACAATATTGCAAAGAAGGAGTAAGAAATAAATACTGCAGTGTCAGGTGTCTAAGCTCAGGACATGCTTAAAGTGGGATTTCAACGATATTAAGAGTAGCGAGGAGAACCCTGCACTTTTTATTTGCATGCATTTTGTTACACATTAATCAGCATAATAAGCTTTAATTTTATGAGCACGAAATGATGCAATTCGGATACTTATCTACTGTTCCTATTAGCTCT
This DNA window, taken from Caloenas nicobarica isolate bCalNic1 chromosome 24, bCalNic1.hap1, whole genome shotgun sequence, encodes the following:
- the LOC135998231 gene encoding keratin, type I cytoskeletal 9-like; the protein is MSDEFKEPVTGYVEMRSSSGGRRGSTYSLVSMRRSACGTSGGGRFSGGSCGGGSSRSSYGGAASGGGYRTMRRSSYGGGMSCGYYGGGMSGGGYGVSFGSGGSGFGGGYGGSFGGGGGSFGSGGFPGGNVGILSNDEKLTMQSLNERLASYLDKVRNLERENSQLEQFIREWYQKQGPTGTKDYSHYYAEIEDLQNQLVTATVETNKVLLDLDNTRMTAEDFRIKYETEYGLRQNVEADINSLRPLLDNLTLNRSDLEMQFESLKEEMINLKKNHDEEMKLLQNQSSGDVNVEVNAAPGEDLLKKLNDMRQEYENLIRKNREEVERWYEIKMEEVSQQVQSSGQEVESSNRQISELRRDYQSLEIELQSQLSMIQSLQSNLEDTEHRYNVQLQQIQAMIGPLEEELASIRCEMESQNQEYKMLLGIKTRLEQEIAQYRALLEGGQQDIGISQWGAGGGSSGGGGHGGHGGHGGHGGSSWCSGGRSSGGRTGGSHGGTSYSGGGGGGSGGRTSGGASGSSSGGGGGGGRSCLSRSSSSQSQPGSPCESQGGGENMKLCLEGNKTLERGATMEEVSKAIKTMRMGSLRRVEE